ctctgtgtgtgtctgtgtgtgtctgtgtgtgtctgtgtgtgtctgtgtgtgtgtgtctgtgtgtgtgtgtctgtctgtctgtgtgtctctctgtctgtgtgtgtgtctgtctgtctgtctgtgtgtgtgtgtctctgtctgtctgtctgtgtgtgtgtctgtctgtctgtgtgtgtgtctgtctgtgtgtgtgtgtgtctgtgtgtctgtgtctgtctgtctgtctgtgtgtctgtctgtgtctgtctgtgtgtctgtctgtgtgtctgtctgtgtgtctgtctgtgtgtctgtgtgtgtctgtctgtgtctgtctgtgtgtctgtctgtgtgtctgtctgtgtgtgtctgtctgtgtgtgtgtctgtctgtgtgtctgtctgtctgtgtgtctgtctgtgtgtgtgtctgtctgtgtgtgtgtctgtctgtgtgtgtgtctgtctgtgtgtgtgtctgtctgtgtgtctgtgtctgtctgtgtgtctgtgtctgtctgtgtgtctgtgtctgtctgtgtgtctgtgtctgtctgtgtgtctgtgtctgtctgtctgtgtgtctgtctgtgtgtctgtctgtgtgtctgtctgtgtgtgtgtctgtgtgtgtgtctgtgtgtgtgtgtctgtgtgtctgtctacagAAGTAACAGCCCTTGTCTATGTTTTCATTCAGAGGACTATAAATACCTCacattcctttctttctctggtAAATAAAGGAGGAAATGTTTAGAGCGCGAGGCGGCGCTGTTGGAGCGCGAGGCGGCGCTGTTGGAGCGCGAGGCGGCGCTGTTGGAGCGCGAGGCGGCGCTGTTGGAGCGCGAGGCGGCGctgttagagtgtgtgtctgtctgtgtgtgtgtctgtctgtgtgtgtgtctgtctgtgtgtgtgtgtctgtctgtgtgtgtgtgtctgtctgtgtgtgtgtgtctgtctgtgtgtgtgtgtctgtctgtgtgtgtgtgtctgtctgtgtgtgtgtgtctgtctgtgtgtgtgtgtctgtctgtgtgtgtgtgtgtctgtctgtgtgtgtgtgtctgtctgtgtgtgtgtctgtctgtctgtctgtctgtgtgtgtgtctgtctgtctgtctgtgtgtgtgtctgtctgtctgtctgtgtgtgtgtctgtctgtctgtctgtctgtgtctgtctgtctgtgtgtgtgtctgtctgtctgtgtgtgtgtgtctgtctgtgtgtgtctgtctgtctgtctgtgtctgtgtgtgtgtctgtctgtgtgtgtgtgtctgtctgtgtgtgtgtgtctgtctgtctgtgtgtgtctgtctgtgtgtgtgtctgtgtgtgtgtgtctgtctgtgtgtgtgtgtctgtgtgtgtctgtctgtctctctgtgtgtctgtgtctgtctgtgtgtctgtctgtgtgtgtctgtctgtctgtgtgtctgtctgtctgtgtgtctgtctgtctgtctgtgtgtctgtctgtctgtgtgtgtctgtctgtctgtgtgtgtctgtctgtgtgtctgtctgtgtgtctgtctgtgtgtctgtctgtgtgtctgtctgtgtgtgtctgtctgtctgtgtgtctgtctctgtctgtgtttctgactaatctaaataacacacaaaataattgtaataatggTAACAGAAACTTAAAAGTACAAACTAATAAAGTACAACAACATTAAGGAAAAGTTTGTTGTTTTGCAgaacaggattttattttattttatttagttgtgTTTATTAGCAGGATATTAATGTAGAAAATGATGCACGAATTTTACCTGAAGTCAGATCACTGTGTAACTTTGTGTTAAACACTGTGTGATTTGTTCCTTTTTATATCCATGatggtgtttttgtgtctctACAGGAAAGATCCTGTTCAGGAGGAGTCACATCAGAGACGTGGCCATGAAACGCCTGCGACCCATAAACGAGTactgcagggtgtgtgtgtgtgtgtgtgtgtgtgtgtgtgtgtgtgtgtgtgtgtgtgtgtgtgtgtgtgtgtgtacatgctgaGTTTATGCTAACATGTTTCCTTTAAgacatatctacacacacaagcctATACtatctgacctttgacctgttTCATGAACCCTTTTTTACATGGcacgatacacacatacacatgttcaGTTAAACCCTGACGTTAATAATCAACACTCAACATTTAGGAGCTGTCAGGATCACATCATACCTCAGCTGTGTGTTTAGTCttaagtgtgtgttgtgtgtgtttgctgacaCTGAAGGTTTTTGTCTCCAagttgtgtgtggttgtgtgtgtgtgcgtgtgggtgtgtgtgtgtgcatgcgtacACTCTCGCatacatatacgcacacacacacacacacacacacacacacacacaatcaggttAATGCAGCAGGCTGCAGAGGAAGCTCTCCAGTAAAAGCCCATTAGTTTTAATGCAGCGTCTCTGGAGAGAATACTAATGACTGGTAGAAGTTCAGCCCCAGTGCATGATGGGAAATGTCaatctcaaacacacagacaggtcaGAGATTTATACACGAAACACAGGCGGTGTGTCGGTTACAATCGTACTGAGGTCTCGCTGTATCCCCCACAATCCCGTCTGATTCTGAGTTTCACACggatcaggaagtgtgtgagcACGGTGCAGGAGAACTGAGTGTGTGAGCACGGTGCAGGAGAaccgagtgtgtgagcgagcacgGTGCAGGAGAaccgagtgtgtgagcgagcacgGTGCAGGAGAaccgagtgtgtgagcgagcacgGTGCAGGAGAaccgagtgtgtgagcgagcacgGTGCAGGAGAaccgagtgtgtgagcgagcacgGTGCAGGAGAaccgagtgtgtgagcgagcacgGTGCAGGAGAaccgagtgtgtgagcgagcacgGTGCAGGAGAaccgagtgtgtgagcgagcacgGTGCAGGAGAaccgagtgtgtgagcgagcacgGTGCAGGAGAaccgagtgtgtgagcgagcacgGTGCAGGAGAaccgagtgtgtgagcgagcacgGTGCAGGAGAaccgagtgtgtgagcgagcacgGTGCAGGAGAaccgagtgtgtgagcgagcacgGTGCAGGAGAaccgagtgtgtgagcgagcacgGTGCAGGAGAaccgagtgtgtgagcgagcacgGTGCAGGAGAaccgagtgtgtgagcgagtgtgtttaACAACCAAACTTATGACTAAAGGACACCTTGTACACACAAACCCCCCACTGTCACAAATACTCATCTGTCTGagaggctctgtgtgtgtgtgtgtgtgtgtgtgtgtgtgtgtgtgtgtgtgtgtgtgtgtgtgtgtgtgtgtgtgtgtgtgtgtgtgtgtgtccgtgtccagACAGAGCACTCAGCTTTATTAAACATTGAAATTAAAATCTGTGTCACGCACAAATACTGAGAGCCTCACCGCTGAGTCATACTGactttatacaacacacacacacacacacacacacacacacacacacacacacacacacacacacacacacactgactgatccTCGACAGATCATCACTGTAAATACTTCACATTAGCTTTAGCTCTACTAgctgtctctcacacatacaggaATGTCTTTGAAGCTTTGATTACAGGTCATAAAGTTAAACCGTATGCTACACGTTAGCGTTAGCATAATGCTACATGACTATGATTCAACACGCTAATGTTTcttcaacaacaaaaataaacaggaagttGTAAATAGATGATGTTCAGAAATAAAACCAGGGACACTTACAGCtgctgatgatgtgtgtgtgtgtgtgtgtgtgtgtgtgtgtgtgtttcaggctcTGATCCAGCTGCCTGTGTACATTTCTCAGTGTGAAGAGGTACGTGTGTTCTTTGAGACTCGACCTGAAGACCTGAACCCCCCCATCGAGTGAGtgagcgcacacacatgcaattactctctcacacacacacacacacacacactctctctctctctctctctctctctctctctctctcacacacacacacacacacacacacacacacacacacacacacacactttattgttccCATTCtgtagttgattattttcctctcacAGAGCAAAAGTGAGTGATTTATTTCTCTCACACTGCAGCAACTCACCAACTATTACActctaattaattaaacaacaacACGTGAAAACCTTTGAGCTGTTTATTGTATTTCTCTTGTAACGTTGttgttataacagctataaacagttgtttccTCACCAGCGTCTCTTTACTCTCGTGTTTTTACAGTGAACCTTTGGGGAAGAAGAAATCAGGTAAGAAGCtgcaattaattaatgaagctttaataatgaattattaatatattattaaataatcaggATTAATGTTGTGCTGATGTTAAAATACCGCCattatgtgcgtgcgtgtgtttgtgtgtgtgtgtgtttgagcgtgtgtgtttgagcgtgtgtgtgtttgagcgtgtgtgtgtttgagcgtgtgtgtgtttgagcgtgtgtgtttgtgtgtgtgtttgagcgtgtgtgtgtttgagcgtgtgtgtgtttgagcgtgtgtgtgtttgagcgtgtgtgtttgtgtgtgtgtttgtgtgtgtgtttgagcgtgtgtgtgtgctcactcgCTCAGTGAGTTTGCTCTTCAACcgtagtgtttattatttttaatgtgttgCTTCGGTGATACAGGATACAGGAAACTCGTGAACACAGAgaaggaaacagaaaaagaaggaTGAATGAAAAGGAGAATGAGAGAAGGAatataagaaaagaaagaaagtatacATGTTGTAGATAATTTGCCCCGCAGTGTGGCGTATTTAATGTACAGGTGAATACATTCACATGTGGTTTGTGAACacgggctgtgggcggggcgaTGGGAGGGCCTATCGGTGGGGTGCTGGGAGGATCTGTGGGTGAGGTGGTGGGAGGGGCTGAGGGCAGGGCAATGGGAGGGGCTGTGGGTGAGGTGGTGGGAGGGGCTGTGGGCAGGGCAATGGGAGGGGCTGTGAGCATTTAAGAACATATAGTAAAGCACATTAAGTGTTTTAGTCGCTGGAGTTTTCACATCACTCTTACTTTCTCTGACAATGCTACGTTCTCCACCCCTCTCTATCACtgaaaccccccccccccatccctGACCCCATCCTCTATCCCTGACTCCGCCCCATATCTGACTCtcctccttttttccttctcatcaGGCATTGTGGAGAGAGCGACTTCTTTCCTAAAGCGAGGTAGTAAGACACTGCTGCTGTGAcccggcgtgtgtgtgtgtgtgtgtgtgtgtgtgtgtgcgtgtgtgtgtgcttgcttgtGTGGTGCATTTGCCCCTATAATCtcaataataattaatcatcATATTCCTTatttagagagagacagacggctGTCTAACTCTCCTGTAGTGTAGAGATcagtgtgcgcgcgcgtgtgtgtgtgcgtgcgtgcatgtgtgtgtttgtgcgagagcgtgtgtgtgtgtgtgtgtgtgcgcgtgtgtgtttgcgcgcgcgtgtgtgcgcgcgcgtgtgtgcgtgcgtgcatgtgtgtgtttgtgcgagtgcgtgtgtgtgcacgtgtgtgtgtgtgcgagtgcgtgtgtgtgtgcgcgtgcgtgtgtgtgcacgtgtgtgtgtgtgcgagtgcgtgtgtgtgcacgtgtgtgcgcgtgcgtgtgtgtgcacgtgtgtgtgtgtgcgagtgcgtgtgtgtgcacgtgtgtgcgcgtgcgtgtgtgcgcgtgcgtgtgtgcgcgtgcgtgtgtgtgcgtgcgtgtgtgtgcgtgcgtgtgtgtgtgtgcgcgcgctaaACCCCCAAGGAATAACACATgattctatacaaataaacaggcCTCAATAATCTCACCATGTTTGATTGTTCTGTTTTGGGGCTTTGTGTAAATCAGGGATTTGGGTTTTTTCCTCACGTGATCCTGACGGTGATCTGCTCGTGTCATAACGTCTGTGTTTTTGGTGCTGgtttctttccttctgtctcATTTTTCATCTCTTTTTACTAAACAGTTTCTTCTATCTGTCTAACAGTGACGCAGCATCTGTCTGTTCTGCTCCGTAGCTCTGTTGTGAAACAAACTCGTCTGTGTTTCTGATAAACTCTGTGTTTCCTGGCAGCAGGAGACTCGAGCGCCGCCGACCCGCTGCTCCTGGATCAGTACGTCGCCGTCACCGACTACGATAAGCAGGAGAGCTCCGAGATCAGCCTCCAAGTCGGCCAGGTGGTGGAGGTCATCGAGAAGAACGAGTCAGGTGATGAGACCTGATCTCAGCTTTATAACGACACACTGCTGGGGCTCAGGGAGTGGAGCGAACAGACAGATGTGtaaaatatattgaaatgtaaaaaaggaataaatctcTACATCAGGGGAAATGTAAAATAGAATGAtcagaatttttaaaatttgaaatCCTGATTTTTGGGAAGATTTGCAGAAGGATTTTGGCATTCAGTGTGTTAGATCATgtaagttttgtgtgtgtgtgtgtgtgtgtgttgcaggttgGTGGTTCGTGAGTTCAGAGGATGCTCAGGGTTGGGTACCTGCTACCTGCCTGGAGGCTCAGGACGATCCTGATGATTTCACTCTGCCTGCAGAAGAAGGTACTGAAaaagtgcgagtgtgtgtttgtctttcagagtgtgtgtgtgtgtctttcagagtgtgtgtgtgtgtgtctttcagagtgtgtgtgtgtgtgtctttcagagtgtgtgtgtgtgtgtctttcagagtgtgtgtgtgtgtgtttcagagtgtgtgtgtgtgtgtgtttcagagtgtgtgtgtgtgtgtgtgtgtgtgtgtttcagagtgtgtgtgtgtgtgtgtgtgtgtgtttcagagtgtgtgtgtgtgtgtgtttcagagtgtgtgtgtgtttcagagtgtgtgtgtgtttcagagtgtgtgtgtgtttcagagtgtgtgtgtgtttgagagtgtgtgtttgttttgttcctaTTCACCTCTTCTACATTTTCCTGTAAACTTTATGGAGGGTTTCAGGGTGAAACTGGCAGCAAGTCATCAGAGACTCAGaaaagacagaacagtgatgttTCCTAACAAACACAACGTGAGATTGTGCTCAGAGTGTCGTGTGACATCGTTTAtcacaataaatataataaaaatcgtttatcacaataaatataataaaaatcgtttatcacaataaataatacatcattcttgtttatctgtattacaagaaatgttaaaaaaaaaaaaaaaaaacttatcatTAAAGTGATGTAAAAGTCTCCTGATGTGATTTCACCCCCTCACAGCTAGTAAACAccatactgtactgtgtgtgtgtgtgtgtgtgtgtgtgtgtgtgtgtgtgtgtgtgtgtgtgtgtgtgtgtgtgtgtgtgtgtgtgtgtgtgtgtgtgtgtgtgtttggttccCCTGCTGCTGGAGTGTGCCGGAGGTTCTGGTCACTGCCGAAGCTCGGGGGTCGCCGCCGTACTTTAGGCGATCTGTTCAGCCTGAGTTTTGGGCAAGGTGGAGAGAAAGTCCATGTGTTCTTCTCCTCCCTcatcacttgttttttttcttgcttcccCTGGTTGTGGCTGCATGCTGCATGAATGTAAATCAGTGTGACGTGTTTTATAATCACCGCTGCactagtgatgatgatgatgatgatgatgctgctgcATGATTCCTGAGTTcagtttttttctcctttttttgaagaataaacagaatttaatatttataatgaagTACTGAGGAAAGTCCTGTTACACACCGACatgtttattcctcttacaccacaacaAGTGACCAACTAttactctctccctccctctctccctccctccatctcccccctccctccctccatctcccccctccctccctccatctccccctccatctccccctccctctctccatctctccctccctccatctctcccctccctccatctccccctcccccctccctccatctccccctccatctctctctctctctccagcccccccctctccctccctctctctctctccagcccccctctccctccctctctctccctccatccctccctctctctctctcgacatCTCATTAATATTAAGTGATAACATTATATAAATCCAGATGTGCAGCTGCACTACAGTCACTACGCTGCTGTTACAGAGgaataatcaacaccttctgaccaatcagagcccaGAACATGGTGCCACCATCGTGCacttatttacttgtttttttactttgttttaataaacaatgaaactaaaaagtgttttgttataaaattattattaatgatgaaCTTTATGATCCTGGTCCTGAAAGAGCTTctgatttgtttcttttcccCAGAAGAGAAGTACATGGTGATTTATCCGTACGCGGCTCGTGATCAGGATGAAATCGACCTGGAGAAGGGAATGACGGTGGAGGTGATGGAGAAAAATCTGGAAGGCTGGTGGAAGATCAGGCAAAAAATCTgactctttatttattaatttatagttTGTAACTGATTATTCTACAGATTTCAGtttctttaagaaaataaaaaagggaataAACTGGACTCGAATCATTTtgactttaatatttaatgtgtagaaatatttttatttttgtgtgtttttttaaatgcgatttaaatatgaaatgatcaaatattgaaatattaatagtattatttactttaaaaaggtttaatagtgtgtgtgtgtgtgtgtgtgtgtgtaggtatcaGGGAAAAGAAGGCTGGGCTCCGGcgtcatatttaaaaaaatctgatgctTCAAGCCAAAAACTGTCGTCACACTCGAGCGCTAATGATCTGGACGGCGCGTGTAAACAACAGAGCAGCAACAAGGAGAATAAAGAGAACCAGAAAGAGAGATTCAGTCCATTTAGTGACAAGAAAAGTAGGTTCAGTTCATCAGGATTCACTAATCTGTGTTTGGTGACTATTATTTAATGGCTctctaacacagacacacacagacacacacacagacagacagacacacacacaaacaaagacagacagacacacagacagacacacacacagacagacacacacacgttcctaacaatgttaaatgaatgtggtaaataaatagaaatgaaaatgtttatctaatattttaatatttcctcTGATTTTTTTCATACACTAAGCAGCATTTTTAAGGTTTGTATAAAAGTGGAATCaggtctttattattattctgaaaGTAACGTGTGTGATTTTAATAATCCTGCAGAAGCGGATGTGCGACAGCGACCTCCTCCTAGACGAGATCTCTCGATAGTAAGAACTTTCCTCAGCTGAatttctttattacatttttatattactaAAAATAAGAGGACGGATTTCTGTGACGGACCGAGAGAGCGGACGAGTGGAAAAGTCGTCACTTTCTCAACTTTAAGCTTCAGTTTGCACTGATGGACATTTCTTTGTCTGTCCGTatccttttttgttctttagcCCCGTGGGACGAACCTGCCAAAGCCACCGGTGCCCCCACAGGTGGAGGAAGAGTATTACACCATCGCTGACTTTCAGACCACCATCCCTGATGGAATCAGCTTTCAGGCTGGAATTAAGGTCGAGGTGAGAcgcaaaaaatataaaaattcttctttaattttttagattgaaaagtataaaaaaaagtttccatacttttccttctgtctctttttcttttgctctattttattctctctctctctctgtgtaataACTGGGGCGTCTCGTCCTCGtctgtgtttgttgttgatTCTGATCTTCACAGTTTCTCCATTTAAATGTTCTGATGTTCTTCTCAGCCCTATAAAGTAGACCATCAGGTGTCTGGGTGTTTATCCTGGTTTTCTTTGTCATTTGCTTCTTCAGGTTATTGAGAAGAACTCGAGTGGTTGGTGGTACATTCAAATAGAGGATAAAGAAGGTTGGGCTCCTGTCACCTTCTTGGATAAATACAAGAAGACCAGCAGCGCTTCCAGGCCCAATTTTTTAGCTCCTGTGCCTGGTGAATTGGCTCAGCTGAAGCTGGAGGACGGTTCTGTTAATAATAACACTGCAGAAGATACCTGGTCTAAACCTCTCCCAGACGAACCGTCTTCTACTGCCGACTTCGCCACTCGTCCCAAACTGAGAGACTGGAAGTACAACGCCACGAAGAACAACTCGCCTTTGTCCGGTCCGCTGCCTCCGGCCCCTTCTTTACCTCCAGCTGAGGAAAAGCCAGCTCTTCCTCCCAGGAGAGAGTCGATCAACAAGAGCCTGGAGTTGGAGGAGAAACTCAAAACAGACGTTTCTAAACCGCTTCCTCCCAAACCTCCAGCTCCTGGAGTCATTGTGCCCCTGGTTTCTCCCAAACCGGCACCGTTCAAACCCGAAAAGCCTCTGGAACCAAAGAAGGACGAGAAGAACAAGCCTCTGCACTTGAGGAATGAGATGGGGTTGGAATGTGGCCATAAGATTTCTGCCAAGGAAGTGAAGAAGTTCAACCTGAAGCCGGTGCCCAAGCAGCCGCCGAAGCCCAAATCCGAAAGCCAAGAAGAGAAAGTGGAATCCGTCAGTCCTCCACCTTTACTGAAACCAAAACCGGTCGTCAGACCGAAACCTCCACCAGCCGCAAAACCAGAACCGCCGAGCAAGAGCGAGCTCGATATCACAAACCTGAGGAGCAAGTTGCGTCCATCTAAACTTCCCGACACCGACTCCAGCCAGCAGAACGGAACTTCCAGTACTGGCGAACCCAAATGTCCACCCAAACAGCAAAACGGCCACAATTCTGTAGAAATCCCTAAACCGCAAACGCCTGGTCCTAAAGAGCCGCCTCAGAGGCCCAGCTCCGCCCCGAGACGACCTCCACCACCAAAGAAAACTTCAGAGCCGGAAAACAAACCGAGTTCCACAGAGATCAAAGCACCTCTGAAGGACATTCAGGAGAACAAGCCTGCCCATGCTTCTCAAACCCGACCACCGCCTCCAAAACCCAAAGCCACCGCATCTCCCACTCCcaaagacaaagagaaggagGAATCTCCCAAGGTCAAGGTTCCGGTGCCTCCAAAACCGCCTGCGAAAGCTGATAAACTGCAGCCGCCGAGAGACAAACTCCCTCCTCTGATCAAAGATCCACCGAAGGAAGAGCATTTCTTAGCCGTAGCGGACTTCGAAGGAGACGATCAAACTCCAGGGTTTAAAGAAGGAGCCGTATTCGAGGTGCTCGAGAGGAACAGCACCGGTTGGTGGTTTTGCAAAAATATAAGCGATGGTTTAATGTCTGAGGGCTGGATCCCTTCCAATTACTTAACTAAGAAACACTAGGTACCTTTCACATAGCTCCCTTTTTTCATATCTATTTAATTAGTCCATGTTATTTATGGGGACTTTATACTCCAAGTCTCATTACATTCCATTCTTTTGTGAGTCAAACGTTCGTTTGCTCGCGTCACGTTTTTAACCGTCCCTTTTTTTAGGGACAATgggtggaattttttttttattttgtttttataatgagACATTTCTTTGGGAGAAATCAACAACCGTCACACTGTTAATCCCATATAACTTTTTTCTATGCATGCTAACAAAACTCgtactatttttttatatttatctttagcGCTATAACAAACTCAGTATACGTACAAGTGACTTTTTGCCGCCTTCGTGCCATCTATCGTGCCTcgatattataatattaacaatattactAATCAAGATTTCAGAGCTTCTAGACTTTAACAAAAACGTCTCTGTTCGAGTCCAATAAAGCGAAACGATTGTACAGGATCACGGATTAGAATCTCAGTCAGACGTTAACGTTCATTTCTCACAGGGACGAATTAGCTTTGCGCTACCGTGTGCTACTGTGACAACGCAGAAACCTTAATGAAAGTGTTTGAAATCCTAATcagcatttttatgaacagtttattattttttcttttgcatatttacacattttcaaGCCACATCTGGGTGATTTTTGCTGCAATGCTCCAACTTGCACTTTTTAACAACACGGATGCATCGATCACGATCACGGTGGAGTTTCTCCGCTACCTTTGCACATCAGGAACCGGAATAAAAACGTTCCCTTGAGTCCCTGATCGATACGTTTTTGTTTAAACATCAGTATCAGTGAGTAATAAACGTGTTTGTACGCCGCATGGAACCTAAAACCTTAGACGCGTCCCtcgtttattttactttaagttCACAGATTTCACCGCTGTgacagaacagaaagagaaaaaaaccaCGACGTCCGTTCGGtcgagaaaagaagaaaacttCTAAAAGAGAAGAACATCGATGAAATATCTTCGGTTCTGTTCAGCAGTCTTACGTTACTGACGACGGTGCTTACATTCAGTATTTTAAGATAGTTTTAGTGTTTAACGTGTAACAAGTTTAACGTGTGCGTGCTTGACTGGTTTCAAGTGTACTTTAGTGAGGAACATTacgtgtgtttatttttatttcctttttgtaGACGACGTTACGTCGCTTTAAAgcgtagactttttttttctgctcggTTTGTGTTTATCACCTGAGGACAGGGTTTAAAATGCTCAGTCACGCCTTCACAACGTTCAGCGTTTAAACTAATCGTATTAACACCAAAATTTTCCCAAAATGTACTGAGGGGAAAAATCTTGTAGGATTGATAAAGACTATAAGACTGACTTTTATTGTGTGATGTGCATCATATGTTTTTAGTCTATTTTTATAATACAACATGAACAGTGTCAGAAATTTCCAGATGTAAGTGAACAGATTTAAAGACGGTCGCCACTACATTAATGTTAGTTTATTAGGAAACACCCCACTACAAATGGTACATTCCATCAGTATTAAGTCACAAAGACTGATGTTTTTGACCAAAACAACTAAAGGAGGAGTTATTTTTGGTGTCTCGAGTCAGAACGGAAGAATTTAAACAGAACATTAGGAAATGGCTTTGACAGCTTATTAAACAGATGCAGCTAATAAAATGCCAACACAACACATTGGAAGCCAGAATTTTGGGATGGTCACGTGTTCTAACCCGCTGTAATAAACAGCTGAAATCCTGTTTAGAGctttgaaaaggaaaaagaaagcttTCATGAGCTGATGAATTTTGCAGAATGCACATGTTTCTGTAACCTGTAGCTCGTTCCATGTCAAGTgcaatttcttttgtttttaataaaacctaATTAAACATTTCAGATCCCATCGGTTCGGTGTGTAAATTCTCTCCACATCATTACTGACgtgaacaaataaaagtaaggaaaaaaggaaataaataataaagtggaCTTTATTAGATTGCTGTACATCGACGGTTCCTTTCACACACAGGAGCCCTTTAAACCctttagttaaaataaaaaataattcccacaacagaagaagaagaaacaacagTGCAGTCAGTCGGATCGTTTTCACAACATAAACTTTTGGG
This genomic interval from Tachysurus vachellii isolate PV-2020 chromosome 17, HZAU_Pvac_v1, whole genome shotgun sequence contains the following:
- the sh3pxd2b gene encoding SH3 and PX domain-containing protein 2B isoform X3, whose translation is MPRRSVQDVTVQDVQKRRNPNKHYVYIIKVSWSDGSTELIFRRYSKFFDLQMELLDKFPVEGGQKDPKRRIIPFLPGKILFRRSHIRDVAMKRLRPINEYCRALIQLPVYISQCEEVRVFFETRPEDLNPPIDEPLGKKKSAGDSSAADPLLLDQYVAVTDYDKQESSEISLQVGQVVEVIEKNESGWWFVSSEDAQGWVPATCLEAQDDPDDFTLPAEEEEKYMVIYPYAARDQDEIDLEKGMTVEVMEKNLEGWWKIRYQGKEGWAPASYLKKSDASSQKLSSHSSANDLDGACKQQSSNKENKENQKERFSPFSDKKKADVRQRPPPRRDLSIPRGTNLPKPPVPPQVEEEYYTIADFQTTIPDGISFQAGIKVEVIEKNSSGWWYIQIEDKEGWAPVTFLDKYKKTSSASRPNFLAPVPGELAQLKLEDGSVNNNTAEDTWSKPLPDEPSSTADFATRPKLRDWKYNATKNNSPLSGPLPPAPSLPPAEEKPALPPRRESINKSLELEEKLKTDVSKPLPPKPPAPGVIVPLVSPKPAPFKPEKPLEPKKDEKNKPLHLRNEMGLECGHKISAKEVKKFNLKPVPKQPPKPKSESQEEKVESVSPPPLLKPKPVVRPKPPPAAKPEPPSKSELDITNLRSKLRPSKLPDTDSSQQNGTSSTGEPKCPPKQQNGHNSVEIPKPQTPGPKEPPQRPSSAPRRPPPPKKTSEPENKPSSTEIKAPLKDIQENKPAHASQTRPPPPKPKATASPTPKDKEKEESPKVKVPVPPKPPAKADKLQPPRDKLPPLIKDPPKEEHFLAVADFEGDDQTPGFKEGAVFEVLERNSTGWWFCKNISDGLMSEGWIPSNYLTKKH
- the sh3pxd2b gene encoding SH3 and PX domain-containing protein 2B isoform X4 — protein: MPRRSVQDVTVQDVQKRRNPNKHYVYIIKVSWSDGSTELIFRRYSKFFDLQMELLDKFPVEGGQKDPKRRIIPFLPGKILFRRSHIRDVAMKRLRPINEYCRALIQLPVYISQCEEVRVFFETRPEDLNPPIDEPLGKKKSGDSSAADPLLLDQYVAVTDYDKQESSEISLQVGQVVEVIEKNESGWWFVSSEDAQGWVPATCLEAQDDPDDFTLPAEEEEKYMVIYPYAARDQDEIDLEKGMTVEVMEKNLEGWWKIRYQGKEGWAPASYLKKSDASSQKLSSHSSANDLDGACKQQSSNKENKENQKERFSPFSDKKKADVRQRPPPRRDLSIPRGTNLPKPPVPPQVEEEYYTIADFQTTIPDGISFQAGIKVEVIEKNSSGWWYIQIEDKEGWAPVTFLDKYKKTSSASRPNFLAPVPGELAQLKLEDGSVNNNTAEDTWSKPLPDEPSSTADFATRPKLRDWKYNATKNNSPLSGPLPPAPSLPPAEEKPALPPRRESINKSLELEEKLKTDVSKPLPPKPPAPGVIVPLVSPKPAPFKPEKPLEPKKDEKNKPLHLRNEMGLECGHKISAKEVKKFNLKPVPKQPPKPKSESQEEKVESVSPPPLLKPKPVVRPKPPPAAKPEPPSKSELDITNLRSKLRPSKLPDTDSSQQNGTSSTGEPKCPPKQQNGHNSVEIPKPQTPGPKEPPQRPSSAPRRPPPPKKTSEPENKPSSTEIKAPLKDIQENKPAHASQTRPPPPKPKATASPTPKDKEKEESPKVKVPVPPKPPAKADKLQPPRDKLPPLIKDPPKEEHFLAVADFEGDDQTPGFKEGAVFEVLERNSTGWWFCKNISDGLMSEGWIPSNYLTKKH